One stretch of Meriones unguiculatus strain TT.TT164.6M chromosome 7, Bangor_MerUng_6.1, whole genome shotgun sequence DNA includes these proteins:
- the Rab5c gene encoding ras-related protein Rab-5C: MAGRGGAARPNGPAAGNKICQFKLVLLGESAVGKSSLVLRFVKGQFHEYQESTIGAAFLTQTVCLDDTTVKFEIWDTAGQERYHSLAPMYYRGAQAAIVVYDITNTDTFARAKNWVKELQRQASPNIVIALAGNKADLASKRAVEFQEAQAYADDNSLLFMETSAKTAMNVNEIFMAIAKKLPKNEPQNAAGAPGRNRGVDLQESNPASRSQCCSN, from the exons ATGGCGGGTCGGGGAGGTGCAGCACGACCCAATGGACCAGCTGCTGGCAACAAGATCTGTCAGTTTAAGCTGGTCCTCTTGGGGGAGTCTGCAGTGGGCAAATCCAGCCTAGTCCTTCGCTTTGTCAAGGGACAGTTCCACGAGTACCAGGAGAGCACAATTGGAG CGGCTTTCCTCACACAGACTGTCTGCTTAGACGATACAACGGTCAAGTTTGAGATCTGGGACACAGCTGGACAGGAGCGATATCACAGCCTGGCCCCAATGTACTATCGGGGTGCCCAAGCAGCCATTGTGGTCTACGACATCACCAACACA GATACATTTGCACGGGCTAAGAATTGGGTGAAGGAGTTACAGCGGCAGGCCAGCCCCAACATCGTGATTGCACTCGCAGGTAACAAGGCAGACCTGGCCAGCAAGAGAGCCGTGGAGTTCCAG GAAGCACAAGCCTATGCAGATGACAACAGTTTGCTGTTCATGGAGACATCCGCGAAGACTGCAATGAACGTGAATGAAATTTTCATGGCAATAG CCAAGAAGCTTCCCAAGAATGAGCCCCAGAATGCAGCTGGTGCTCCAGGGCGGAACAGAGGTGTGGACCTGCAGGAGAGCAACCCAGCCAGCCGGAGCCAGTGCTGCAGCAACTGA
- the Hspb9 gene encoding heat shock protein beta-9 codes for MQRVGSSFSTGQQERGENRVASRCPSAFFAEGNQVDTLPVRLLRDDLAAVQGDDHTEQSFQMKVAAHGFTPEELVVRVDGQNLMVTGERLQESNDPVRGSYRLEHKVHRKMQLPANLDPAAMTCSLTPSGYLWVRGQNKSLHPSEAQIGQAPRLRNREL; via the coding sequence ATGCAGCGGGTAGGGAGCAGTTTCTCCACCGGGCAACAAGAACGGGGGGAGAACCGGGTGGCGTCCCGATGTCCCAGCGCGTTCTTCGCTGAAGGAAATCAAGTGGACACCCTACCGGTGCGGCTGCTCAGGGATGATCTGGCGGCGGTGCAGGGCGATGACCACACCGAACAAAGTTTCCAGATGAAGGTGGCCGCCCATGGCTTCACTCCGGAGGAGTTGGTGGTGCGAGTGGACGGTCAGAACCTGATGGTGACCGGTGAGCGGCTACAGGAGTCGAATGACCCGGTCAGGGGCAGCTACCGCCTAGAGCATAAGGTGCACCGGAAAATGCAACTCCCAGCGAACTTAGATCCAGCAGCCATGACGTGTAGCCTGACGCCCTCTGGCTATCTGTGGGTCCGCGGTCAAAACAAGTCGCTCCATCCCTCGGAAGCCCAAATAGGTCAGGCCCCGAGGCTTAGGAACCGGGAGCTCTAA
- the Kat2a gene encoding histone acetyltransferase KAT2A isoform X1 has translation MAEPSQAPNPAPAAQPRPLQSPAPAPTPAPSPASAPTPAPTPAPVPAPAAAPAGSTGTGGAGVGSGGSGSGGDPARPGLSQQQRASQRKAQVRGLPRAKKLEKLGVFSACKANETCKCNGWKNPKPPTAPRMDLQQPAANLSELCRSCEHPLADHVSHLENVSEDEINRLLGMVVDVENLFMSVHKEEDTDTKQVYFYLFKLLRKCILQMTRPVVEGSLGSPPFEKPNIEQGVLNFVQYKFSHLAPRERQTMFELSKMFLLCLNYWKLETPAQFRQRSQSEDVATYKVNYTRWLCYCHVPQSCDSLPRYETTHVFGRSLLRSIFTVTRRQLLEKFRVEKDKLVPEKRTLILTHFPKFLSMLEEEIYGANSPIWESGFTMPPSEGTQLVPRPATVSASVVPSAPIFSPTMGGASNSSLSLDSTGAEPMPAGEKRKLPENLTLEDAKRLRVMGDIPMELVNEVMLTITDPAAMLGPETSLLSANAARDETARLEERRGIIEFHVIGNSLTPKANRRVLLWLVGLQNVFSHQLPRMPKEYIARLVFDPKHKTLALIKDGRVIGGICFRMFPTQGFTEIVFCAVTSNEQVKGYGTHLMNHLKEYHIKHSILYFLTYADEYAIGYFKKQGFSKDIKVPKSRYLGYIKDYEGATLMECELNPRIPYTELSHIIKKQKEIIKKLIERKQAQIRKVYPGLSCFKEGVRQIPVESVPGIRETGWKPLGKEKGKELKDPDQLYTTLKNLLAQIKSHPSAWPFMEPVKKSEAPDYYEVIRFPIDLKTMTERLRSRYYVTRKLFVADLQRVIANCREYNPPDSEYCRCASALEKFFYFKLKEGGLIDK, from the exons ATGGCGGAACCTTCCCAGGCCCCAAACCCGGCCCCGGCCGCGCAGCCCCGGCCCCTTCAGTCCCCTGCCCCGGCCCCAACTCCTGCGCCCAGTCCGGCTTCAGCCCCTACTCCGGCTCCTACTCCGGCACCAGTTCCTGCCCCAGCTGCAGCACCAGCCGGGAGCACAGGGACTGGGGGGGCCGGGGTAGGAAGTGGGGGGTCGGGTAGTGGGGGGGATCCGGCTCGACCtggcctgagccagcagcagcgcGCTAGCCAGAGGAAGGCGCAAGTCCGGGGGCTGCCGCGTGCCAAGAAGCTTGAGAAACTAGGGGTCTTCTCAGCTTGCAAG GCCAATGAAACCTGCAAGTGTAATGGCTGGAAAAACCCCAAGCCCCCCACTGCACCCCGCATGGACCTTCAGCAGCCAGCTGCCAACCTGAGCGAGCTATGCCGTAGCTGTGAGCACCCCTTGG CGGACCATGTGTCCCACCTGGAGAATGTGTCAGAGGATGAGATTAACCGGCTCTTGGGAATGGTAGTAGACGTGGAAAATCTGTTCATGTCTGTTCACAAGGAAGAGGACACGGACACCAAACAGGTGTATTTCTACCTCTTCAAG CTCCTCCGGAAATGCATCCTGCAGATGACACGGCCAGTGGTGGAGGGTTCCCTAGGCAGCCCTCCGTTTGAGAAGCCTAACATCGAGCAG GGCGTCCTGAACTTTGTGCAGTACAAATTTAGCCACCTGGCCCCCCGAGAGCGGCAGACAATGTTTGAGCTCTCAAAGATGTTCCTGCTCTGCCTTAACTACTGGAAGCTGGAGACGCCTGCCCAGTTCCGGCAGCGATCCCAGTCTGAGGATGTCGCTACCTACAAGGTCAATTATACCAG GTGGCTCTGTTACTGCCACGTGCCTCAGAGCTGCGATAGCCTCCCCCGATACGAGACCACCCACGTCTTTGGCCGAAGCCTCCTGCGCTCCATTTTCACTGTCACCCGGCGGCAGCTGCTGGAAAAGTTTCGGGTGGAAAAGGACAAGCTGGTGCCGGAGAAGAGGACCCTTATCCTCACTCACTTCCCCAA GTTCCTGTCCATGCTTGAGGAAGAGATCTACGGGGCAAATTCTCCCATCTGGGAGTCGGGCTTCACCATGCCACCCTCAGAGGGCACGCAGCTGGTGCCCCGGCCAG CGACGGTCAGTGCCTCGGTTGTCCCCAGCGCCCCCATCTTCAGTCCCACCATGGGTGGGGCCAGCAACAGCTCACTGAGCCTAGACTCCACAGGGGCAGAGCCCATGCCAG caggagagaaaaggaagcttCCTGAGAACCTAACCCTGGAGGATGCTAAGCGGCTCCGGGTGATGGGTGACATCCCCATGGAGCTGGTCAATGAGGTCATGCTGACCATCACTGACCCCGCTGCCATGCTGGGGCCCGAG ACAAGCCTGCTCTCAGCCAATGCGGCCCGAGACGAAACAGCTCGCCTGGAGGAGCGTAGAGGCATCATCGAATTCCACGTCATTGGCAACTCTCTAACACCCAAGGCCAACCGGCGTGTGCTGCTCTGGCTTGTGGGGCTGCAGAATGTCTTCTCCCACCAGCTGCCCCGGATGCCCAAGGAATATATTGCCCGCCTCGTCTTCGACCC GAAACATAAGACGCTGGCCTTGATCAAGGATGGGCGGGTCATCGGCGGGATTTGCTTCCGCATGTTTCCCACTCAGGGCTTCACGGAAATCGTCTTCTGTGCTGTCACCTCAAATGAGCAGGTCAAG GGCTATGGCACCCATCTGATGAACCACCTCAAGGAGTACCACATCAAGCACAGCATCCTGTACTTTCTCACCTATGCTGATGAATATGCCATCGGCTACTTCAAAAAGCAG GGCTTCTCCAAGGACATCAAGGTGCCCAAGAGCCGCTATCTGGGCTACATCAAGGACTACGAAGGCGCTACGCTGATGGAGTGTGAGCTGAACCCCCGGATCCCCTACACGGAGCTGTCCCACATCatcaagaaacaaaaagag ATCATCAAGAAGCTGATTGAACGCAAGCAGGCACAGATCCGCAAGGTCTACCCCGGACTCAGCTGCTTCAAGGAGGGAGTGAGGCAGATCCCTGTGGAGAGCGTCCCCGGCATTC GAGAGACAGGCTGGAAGCCATTGGGAAAGGAGAAGGG CAAGGAGCTAAAGGACCCCGACCAGTTGTACACAACCCTGAAAAACCTGCTGGCTCAGATCAAG TCACACCCCAGTGCCTGGCCCTTCATGGAACCCGTGAAGAAGTCGGAGGCCCCCGACTACTATGAGGTTATCCGCTTTCCCATTG ACCTGAAGACCATGACAGAACGGTTGCGCAGTCGCTACTACGTGACCCGGAAGCTCTTTGTAGCCGACCTGCAGCGGGTCATCGCCAACTGCCGGGAGTACAATCCCCCGGACAGTGAATATTGTCGCTGTGCCAGTGCCCTGGAGAAGTTCTTCTACTTCAAGCTCAAGGAGGGAGGACTCATTGACAAGTAG
- the Kat2a gene encoding histone acetyltransferase KAT2A isoform X2, translating into MAEPSQAPNPAPAAQPRPLQSPAPAPTPAPSPASAPTPAPTPAPVPAPAAAPAGSTGTGGAGVGSGGSGSGGDPARPGLSQQQRASQRKAQVRGLPRAKKLEKLGVFSACKANETCKCNGWKNPKPPTAPRMDLQQPAANLSELCRSCEHPLADHVSHLENVSEDEINRLLGMVVDVENLFMSVHKEEDTDTKQVYFYLFKLLRKCILQMTRPVVEGSLGSPPFEKPNIEQGVLNFVQYKFSHLAPRERQTMFELSKMFLLCLNYWKLETPAQFRQRSQSEDVATYKVNYTRWLCYCHVPQSCDSLPRYETTHVFGRSLLRSIFTVTRRQLLEKFRVEKDKLVPEKRTLILTHFPKFLSMLEEEIYGANSPIWESGFTMPPSEGTQLVPRPATVSASVVPSAPIFSPTMGGASNSSLSLDSTGAEPMPGEKRKLPENLTLEDAKRLRVMGDIPMELVNEVMLTITDPAAMLGPETSLLSANAARDETARLEERRGIIEFHVIGNSLTPKANRRVLLWLVGLQNVFSHQLPRMPKEYIARLVFDPKHKTLALIKDGRVIGGICFRMFPTQGFTEIVFCAVTSNEQVKGYGTHLMNHLKEYHIKHSILYFLTYADEYAIGYFKKQGFSKDIKVPKSRYLGYIKDYEGATLMECELNPRIPYTELSHIIKKQKEIIKKLIERKQAQIRKVYPGLSCFKEGVRQIPVESVPGIRETGWKPLGKEKGKELKDPDQLYTTLKNLLAQIKSHPSAWPFMEPVKKSEAPDYYEVIRFPIDLKTMTERLRSRYYVTRKLFVADLQRVIANCREYNPPDSEYCRCASALEKFFYFKLKEGGLIDK; encoded by the exons ATGGCGGAACCTTCCCAGGCCCCAAACCCGGCCCCGGCCGCGCAGCCCCGGCCCCTTCAGTCCCCTGCCCCGGCCCCAACTCCTGCGCCCAGTCCGGCTTCAGCCCCTACTCCGGCTCCTACTCCGGCACCAGTTCCTGCCCCAGCTGCAGCACCAGCCGGGAGCACAGGGACTGGGGGGGCCGGGGTAGGAAGTGGGGGGTCGGGTAGTGGGGGGGATCCGGCTCGACCtggcctgagccagcagcagcgcGCTAGCCAGAGGAAGGCGCAAGTCCGGGGGCTGCCGCGTGCCAAGAAGCTTGAGAAACTAGGGGTCTTCTCAGCTTGCAAG GCCAATGAAACCTGCAAGTGTAATGGCTGGAAAAACCCCAAGCCCCCCACTGCACCCCGCATGGACCTTCAGCAGCCAGCTGCCAACCTGAGCGAGCTATGCCGTAGCTGTGAGCACCCCTTGG CGGACCATGTGTCCCACCTGGAGAATGTGTCAGAGGATGAGATTAACCGGCTCTTGGGAATGGTAGTAGACGTGGAAAATCTGTTCATGTCTGTTCACAAGGAAGAGGACACGGACACCAAACAGGTGTATTTCTACCTCTTCAAG CTCCTCCGGAAATGCATCCTGCAGATGACACGGCCAGTGGTGGAGGGTTCCCTAGGCAGCCCTCCGTTTGAGAAGCCTAACATCGAGCAG GGCGTCCTGAACTTTGTGCAGTACAAATTTAGCCACCTGGCCCCCCGAGAGCGGCAGACAATGTTTGAGCTCTCAAAGATGTTCCTGCTCTGCCTTAACTACTGGAAGCTGGAGACGCCTGCCCAGTTCCGGCAGCGATCCCAGTCTGAGGATGTCGCTACCTACAAGGTCAATTATACCAG GTGGCTCTGTTACTGCCACGTGCCTCAGAGCTGCGATAGCCTCCCCCGATACGAGACCACCCACGTCTTTGGCCGAAGCCTCCTGCGCTCCATTTTCACTGTCACCCGGCGGCAGCTGCTGGAAAAGTTTCGGGTGGAAAAGGACAAGCTGGTGCCGGAGAAGAGGACCCTTATCCTCACTCACTTCCCCAA GTTCCTGTCCATGCTTGAGGAAGAGATCTACGGGGCAAATTCTCCCATCTGGGAGTCGGGCTTCACCATGCCACCCTCAGAGGGCACGCAGCTGGTGCCCCGGCCAG CGACGGTCAGTGCCTCGGTTGTCCCCAGCGCCCCCATCTTCAGTCCCACCATGGGTGGGGCCAGCAACAGCTCACTGAGCCTAGACTCCACAGGGGCAGAGCCCATGCCAG gagagaaaaggaagcttCCTGAGAACCTAACCCTGGAGGATGCTAAGCGGCTCCGGGTGATGGGTGACATCCCCATGGAGCTGGTCAATGAGGTCATGCTGACCATCACTGACCCCGCTGCCATGCTGGGGCCCGAG ACAAGCCTGCTCTCAGCCAATGCGGCCCGAGACGAAACAGCTCGCCTGGAGGAGCGTAGAGGCATCATCGAATTCCACGTCATTGGCAACTCTCTAACACCCAAGGCCAACCGGCGTGTGCTGCTCTGGCTTGTGGGGCTGCAGAATGTCTTCTCCCACCAGCTGCCCCGGATGCCCAAGGAATATATTGCCCGCCTCGTCTTCGACCC GAAACATAAGACGCTGGCCTTGATCAAGGATGGGCGGGTCATCGGCGGGATTTGCTTCCGCATGTTTCCCACTCAGGGCTTCACGGAAATCGTCTTCTGTGCTGTCACCTCAAATGAGCAGGTCAAG GGCTATGGCACCCATCTGATGAACCACCTCAAGGAGTACCACATCAAGCACAGCATCCTGTACTTTCTCACCTATGCTGATGAATATGCCATCGGCTACTTCAAAAAGCAG GGCTTCTCCAAGGACATCAAGGTGCCCAAGAGCCGCTATCTGGGCTACATCAAGGACTACGAAGGCGCTACGCTGATGGAGTGTGAGCTGAACCCCCGGATCCCCTACACGGAGCTGTCCCACATCatcaagaaacaaaaagag ATCATCAAGAAGCTGATTGAACGCAAGCAGGCACAGATCCGCAAGGTCTACCCCGGACTCAGCTGCTTCAAGGAGGGAGTGAGGCAGATCCCTGTGGAGAGCGTCCCCGGCATTC GAGAGACAGGCTGGAAGCCATTGGGAAAGGAGAAGGG CAAGGAGCTAAAGGACCCCGACCAGTTGTACACAACCCTGAAAAACCTGCTGGCTCAGATCAAG TCACACCCCAGTGCCTGGCCCTTCATGGAACCCGTGAAGAAGTCGGAGGCCCCCGACTACTATGAGGTTATCCGCTTTCCCATTG ACCTGAAGACCATGACAGAACGGTTGCGCAGTCGCTACTACGTGACCCGGAAGCTCTTTGTAGCCGACCTGCAGCGGGTCATCGCCAACTGCCGGGAGTACAATCCCCCGGACAGTGAATATTGTCGCTGTGCCAGTGCCCTGGAGAAGTTCTTCTACTTCAAGCTCAAGGAGGGAGGACTCATTGACAAGTAG
- the Dhx58 gene encoding ATP-dependent RNA helicase DHX58 encodes MARAGSRMELRPYQWEVILPALEGENVIIWLPTGAGKTRAAAFVAKRHLETVDRSKVVVLVNRVHLVNQHAEEFRGILDERWTMTTLSGDMGSRAGFGQIARRHDLLICTAELLQLALISSDEEEHVELTEFSLIVVDECHHTHKDTVYNSILSRYLEHKLHKAKPLPQVLGLTASPGTGGATKLQGAIDHILQLCANLDAWHIMSPEKCHSQLLAYNPKPCKQYDLCQRRRQDPFGDLLKKLMNQIHQQLGIPNLSQQFGTQTYEQQIVELKKAAAEAGQQQERVYALHLRQYNDALFIHDTVRARDALKTLKDFYDRERATKTQLLHAERWLLELFSGNKHRLAHLAAHGPENPKLEMLEGILLKQFRSPNCPRGIIFTKTRQSALSLLLWLQQHPGLQNADVKPQMLIGAGSASQSTHMTQKDQQEVIQEFRAGTVNLLVATSVAEEGLDIAECNVVVRYGLLTNEISMVQARGRARADQSVYSFVATEGSRELRRELTNEALEVLMEQAVAAVQKMDPKELKAKIRDLQLAALIKRAARTAHRESQQRQFTPEQVQLLCINCMIAVGYGSDLRKVEGTHHVNVNPNFSTYYTTSQKPVVINKVFKDWRPGSSISCSNCGEAWGFQMIYKSVTLPVLKIQSMLLETPRGRIQAKKWSRVPFLVANFDILQDCARSLSDLSLD; translated from the exons ATGGCCAGAGCAGGTTCCAG AATGGAGCTGCGGCCCTACCAGTGGGAAGTGATCCTACCTGCTCTGGAGGGCGAGAATGTCATTATCTGGCTGCCCACGGGTGCTGGGAAGACCCGGGCAGCTGCCTTTGTGGCCAAGAGGCATCTAGAGACAGTGGACAGAAGCAAGGTGGTGGTACTAGTCAACAGG GTGCATCTGGTGAACCAGCATGCTGAGGAATTCAGGGGCATTTTGGATGAACGTTGGACCATGACAACCCTGAGTGGGGACATGGGATCCAGAGCTGGCTTTGGCCAAATAGCCCGGAGACATGACCTGCTCATCTGCACGGCAGAGCTGTTGCAGCTGGCACTGATCAGTTCGGATGAAGAGGAACACGTGGAGCTCACAG AGTTCTCGCTGATTGTGGTGGACGAGTGTCACCACACCCACAAGGACACCGTCTACAACAGCATCCTGAGCCGGTACCTGGAGCATAAGCTCCACAAGGCAAAGCCCCTTCCCCAGGTGCTGGGTCTCACCGCCTCCCCAGGCACTGGAGGGGCCACCAAGCTTCAGGGAGCCATCGACCACATCCTACAG CTCTGTGCTAACTTGGATGCATGGCACATCATGTCACCAGAGAAATGTCACTCCCAGCTGCTGGCATACAACCCGAAACCCTGCAAGCAGTATGACCTCTGCCAAAGGCGCAGACAG GATCCCTTTGGAGACTTGCTAAAAAAGCTCATGAACCAAATCCACCAGCAACTAGGGATACCTAACCTGAGCCAGCAATTTGGAACCCAGACATATGAGCAGCAAATCGTGGAACTGAAAAAGGCTG CCGCGGAGGCCGGGCAACAGCAAGAGCGCGTGTACGCGCTGCATCTGCGGCAGTACAACGATGCGCTGTTCATCCACGATACTGTCCGTGCGAGGGACGCTCTCAAAACGCTGAAAGATTTCTACGACAGAGAGCGGGCCACCAAAACGCAGCTGCTGCACGCCGAGCGCTGGCTGCTGGAACTCTTCTCGG GCAACAAACACAGGCTAGCGCACTTAGCGGCTCACGGACCGGAGAACCCGAAGCTGGAGATGCTGGAGGGGATCCTGCTCAAGCAGTTTAGGAGTCCCAACTGCCCTCGGGGCATCATCTTCACCAAAACCCGCCAGAGTgctctctccctcctgctctgGCTTCAGCAGCACCCTGGCCTACAGAATGCGGATGTCAAGCCCCAGATGCTGATCGGAGCGGGGAGTGCCAGCCAGAGCACACACATGACCCAG AAAGACCAGCAAGAAGTGATCCAGGAGTTCAGGGCTGGTACCGTGAACCTCCTAGTGGCCACAAGTGTGGCGGAAGAGGGGCTGGATATCGCCGAGTGCAATGTGGTGGTGCGCTATGGGCTCCTGACCAATGAGATCTCCATGGTCCAG GCCAGGGGCCGGGCCCGAGCCGATCAGAGCGTGTACTCCTTTGTGGCGACAGAGGGCAGTCGGGAGCTGCGTCGGGAGCTGACCAATGAGGCTCTGGAGGTGCTGATGGAGCAGGCAGTCGCTGCAGTACAGAAGATGGACCCCAAGGAGTTAAAGGCCAAG ATCCGGGACCTGCAGCTGGCAGCTCTCATTAAGCGAGCGGCGAGGACGGCCCACCGAGAGAGCCAGCAGCGACAGTTCACGCCAGAGCAGGTGCAGCTCCTCTGCATCAACTGCATGATAGCCGTGGGCTACGGCAGCGACCTTCGGAAGGTGGAGGGCACCCACCACGTCAATGTGAACCCCAACTTCTC GACCTACTATACTACCTCCCAGAAGCCCGTGGTCATAAACAAGGTCTTCAAGGACTGGAGGCCTGGCAGTTCCATTAGCTGCAGTAACTGTGGGGAG GCCTGGGGCTTCCAGATGATCTACAAATCAGTGACCCTGCCAGTACTCAAGATCCAAAGCATGCTACTGGAGACACCTCGCGGGAGGATCCAGGCCAAGAAGTGGTCCCGGGTGCCCTTCTTGGTAGCCAACTTCGACATATTGCAGGACTGCGCCCGGAGCCTGTCTGATCTCTCCCTGGACTGA